GCAGCTGGTGCGATTCGCCCGGAACCTGGCTGCCTGCCAAGCGCTGGCGCTTCGAAACCAGCCCTGGTTCCCAAGAGTTCGTCGAAGGCGAAAACCCCGCAACCCTCGACGACATTGCCAATGCATTCGAGCGCCTGCGCGCACCGGAGTATCGCTTCGTGAGCGTGACGGGGGGCGAGCCGTTGTTGCAAGCCGATGCCGTCGACGCCATCGCCGGTCTGGTGGAGGGCACAGCCCCACGCCTGCTACTCGAAACCCATGGTCTTGCGGTCGAAGCCATGAAACGAGTTCGCGACCGAGTCGATGTCGTCTCGATGGATTGGAAGCTCGACAAGGATGTGCGCTGGGCAGATGCCGACGCGGCTTCGTCTGCAGCGAGCTTTCACGAGCGGCACGAGCAGTTTCTCTCCACCGCACTCGAAGCCTGTGAAGTCTACGTAAAGGTCGTTGTGACCGTGGCCACCGAGACGAGCGAACTCGAAGAAGTCGCTGAGCGAATCCGAAGCATCGATCCAAGCGTGCCACTGATCCTCCAGCCCGTGACGCCGATGGGCCGGGTTCGCGACTCCCCCGGCGCCGATCAAATGCTGCCCCTGATGCGCGCTTGCGAGGCGGTGATCCCCGACGTTCGCGTCATTCCTCAGACCCACCGAGTTTACGGGGCGCTCTAGTCCGAGGCTTGTTCTGCAGCCTGACAGGAACCCGGGACACTCAACCTGCGCGGAAGCTCCCGCCGCAGCGCCAGGAGTGCCAAGGTGTCGTCCCCCGCTTCGCGGATCTCTCCGAATCTTTCCGCCAGGTAGGCTTCCGTGATCTCACGGAACGCCGCTGAGGCCGGGAGCGGGACCCGCAGCTCCACTTGTTTCGCGTAGTCGCGAGCAGTGGTCGAGGGAGCGCGGGGCA
This genomic interval from Myxococcales bacterium contains the following:
- a CDS encoding 7-carboxy-7-deazaguanine synthase QueE, whose protein sequence is MELNLVEIFASAQGEGPYVGSSTIFVRLGECDLRCSWCDSPGTWLPAKRWRFETSPGSQEFVEGENPATLDDIANAFERLRAPEYRFVSVTGGEPLLQADAVDAIAGLVEGTAPRLLLETHGLAVEAMKRVRDRVDVVSMDWKLDKDVRWADADAASSAASFHERHEQFLSTALEACEVYVKVVVTVATETSELEEVAERIRSIDPSVPLILQPVTPMGRVRDSPGADQMLPLMRACEAVIPDVRVIPQTHRVYGAL